In one window of Micromonospora cathayae DNA:
- a CDS encoding glycoside hydrolase family 9 protein, giving the protein MRHRTARGRSEPPWYRRLVAAGAALTTGLALAVTGTAPAPVAAAPAYNYAEALQKSLFFYEAQQSGDLPAWNRVSWRGDSALTDGADVGLDLTGGWYDAGDHVKFGFPMAFSATMLAWGAVEYRDGYVASGQLTHLLNNLRFVNDYFIKAHPAPNVLYGQVGKGDDDHKWWGPAEVMPMARPAYKIDASCGGADLAGETAAAMAASSMVFRPTDPTYANTLLTHARQLYTFADTVRKSYHECITDATSFYRSWSGWQDELVWGAIWLHRATGEASYLTKAESEYDKLGTEPQSTTRSYKWTIAWDNKQFGAYVLLAALTGKQKYLDDANRWLDYWTVGVNGQRVPYSPGGMAVLDSWGALRYAANTAFVALLHSDRITDATRKTRYHDFAVRQINYALGDNPRNSSYQIGFGTNSPKNPHHRTAHGSWWDSQTVPTETRHVLYGALVGGPSAANDAYTDNRSDYVMNEVATDYNAGFSSALAALSAKYGGTPLAGFPTAERPDIDELTVETTVMQNEPRAVGLKAIVYNKSAFPARALTDGTFRYYFRTDGTPVQVTPGYTQGCPSPSTARQVSGDLWYVEVDCTGHTIAPAGQSQHRMEVQFKIGVPEGGTWDPTNDPSWQPTAGPNRKVPLYSGGQRVWGEEPSGPVQDTTPPTTPGTPVASNLTATGVTLTWPASTDAGSGVAGYEITQETVGSDALILHRTSTNSLTLSALQPSRSYRFWVRARDNAGNSSASSPVATVTTPAGGGPDTSAPTPPGTPTASAVGPTGLTLSWGPSTDDVGVTGYRVYRRDASTDTLLATVTGTTYPVTGLTPATAYVFHVVAVDAAGNPSAPSPTVTVTTLPATPTAACKVGYTTSDWSTGFTATVTITNTGTSALNGWSLGFSFPAGQRLTQAWSANATQSGAAVTATNLPYNGTLAVGASTSFGFNGTHTGSNPKPTAFTLNGSPCTIG; this is encoded by the coding sequence ATGCGCCACCGCACCGCCCGCGGGCGGTCCGAACCGCCCTGGTACCGGCGTCTCGTCGCGGCCGGTGCCGCGCTGACCACCGGCCTCGCCCTCGCCGTCACCGGCACCGCCCCGGCCCCGGTCGCCGCGGCCCCCGCCTACAACTACGCCGAGGCGTTGCAGAAGTCCCTGTTCTTCTACGAGGCCCAGCAGTCCGGTGACCTGCCCGCCTGGAACCGGGTCTCCTGGCGCGGCGACTCGGCGCTCACCGACGGCGCGGACGTCGGCCTGGACCTCACCGGCGGCTGGTACGACGCCGGCGACCACGTGAAGTTCGGCTTCCCGATGGCGTTCAGCGCCACCATGCTGGCCTGGGGTGCGGTGGAGTACCGGGACGGGTACGTCGCCTCCGGCCAGTTGACGCACCTGCTGAACAACCTGCGCTTCGTCAACGACTACTTCATCAAGGCGCACCCCGCCCCGAACGTCCTCTACGGACAGGTCGGCAAGGGTGACGACGATCACAAGTGGTGGGGTCCGGCCGAGGTGATGCCGATGGCGCGGCCCGCGTACAAGATCGATGCCAGTTGTGGCGGCGCGGACCTGGCCGGCGAGACGGCGGCGGCGATGGCCGCGTCGTCGATGGTGTTCCGGCCCACCGACCCGACCTACGCGAACACCCTGCTCACCCACGCCCGGCAGCTCTACACCTTCGCCGACACGGTGCGGAAGAGCTACCACGAGTGCATCACCGACGCGACCAGCTTCTACCGCTCGTGGAGCGGCTGGCAGGACGAACTGGTCTGGGGCGCGATCTGGCTGCACCGGGCCACCGGCGAGGCCAGCTACCTGACCAAGGCGGAGAGCGAGTACGACAAGCTCGGCACCGAGCCGCAGAGCACCACCCGGTCCTACAAGTGGACGATCGCCTGGGACAACAAGCAGTTCGGGGCGTACGTGCTGCTGGCCGCGCTGACCGGCAAGCAGAAGTACCTCGACGACGCCAACCGGTGGCTGGACTACTGGACCGTCGGGGTCAACGGCCAGCGGGTGCCGTACTCGCCGGGCGGGATGGCGGTGCTCGACTCGTGGGGCGCGCTGCGCTACGCCGCCAACACCGCGTTCGTCGCGCTGCTGCACAGCGACAGGATCACCGACGCGACCCGCAAGACCCGCTACCACGACTTCGCGGTCCGGCAGATCAACTACGCGCTCGGCGACAACCCGCGCAACTCCAGCTACCAGATCGGCTTCGGGACCAACTCACCGAAGAACCCGCACCACCGCACCGCGCACGGCTCCTGGTGGGACAGCCAGACGGTACCCACCGAAACCCGGCACGTGCTCTACGGCGCCCTGGTCGGCGGCCCGTCCGCGGCCAACGACGCGTACACCGACAACCGCTCCGACTACGTGATGAACGAGGTCGCCACCGACTACAACGCCGGGTTCAGCTCCGCGCTGGCCGCCCTGAGCGCCAAGTACGGCGGCACCCCGCTCGCCGGCTTCCCGACCGCCGAACGCCCCGACATCGACGAGCTGACCGTGGAGACCACGGTCATGCAGAACGAGCCGCGCGCCGTCGGGCTCAAGGCGATCGTCTACAACAAGTCCGCGTTCCCGGCCCGCGCGCTCACCGACGGCACGTTCCGGTACTACTTCCGGACCGACGGCACGCCGGTGCAGGTCACCCCCGGCTACACCCAGGGCTGCCCGTCGCCGTCGACCGCCCGCCAGGTCAGCGGCGACCTCTGGTACGTCGAGGTGGACTGCACCGGGCACACCATCGCCCCGGCCGGCCAGTCCCAGCACCGGATGGAGGTGCAGTTCAAGATCGGTGTACCGGAGGGTGGCACCTGGGACCCGACCAACGACCCGTCCTGGCAGCCCACCGCCGGCCCGAACCGCAAGGTGCCGCTCTACTCCGGCGGCCAGCGGGTCTGGGGCGAGGAGCCGAGTGGCCCGGTCCAGGACACCACCCCGCCCACCACCCCCGGCACCCCGGTCGCGTCCAACCTGACCGCCACCGGCGTCACCCTGACCTGGCCCGCGTCCACCGACGCCGGCAGTGGCGTGGCCGGCTACGAGATCACCCAGGAGACCGTCGGCAGCGACGCGCTGATCCTGCACCGGACCAGCACCAACAGCCTGACCCTGAGTGCCCTCCAGCCGTCCCGCAGCTACCGGTTCTGGGTACGCGCCCGGGACAACGCCGGCAACTCGTCGGCGTCCTCCCCGGTGGCGACGGTGACCACCCCGGCCGGCGGCGGCCCGGACACCAGCGCGCCCACCCCGCCCGGCACCCCCACCGCCTCGGCGGTCGGCCCGACCGGGCTCACCCTCAGCTGGGGGCCGTCCACCGACGACGTCGGCGTCACCGGCTACCGGGTGTACCGCCGGGACGCGTCGACGGACACCCTGCTCGCCACGGTCACCGGCACCACGTACCCGGTGACCGGCCTGACCCCGGCGACCGCGTACGTGTTCCACGTGGTCGCGGTGGACGCCGCCGGCAACCCGTCCGCCCCGTCTCCCACCGTCACCGTGACCACCTTGCCGGCCACCCCCACCGCCGCCTGCAAGGTCGGCTACACCACCAGCGACTGGAGCACCGGGTTCACCGCCACGGTCACCATCACCAACACCGGTACCAGCGCCCTGAACGGCTGGTCCCTCGGGTTCAGCTTCCCGGCCGGTCAGCGGCTCACCCAGGCCTGGTCGGCGAACGCCACCCAGTCCGGCGCGGCGGTGACCGCCACCAACCTGCCGTACAACGGCACGCTGGCCGTGGGCGCGTCGACCAGCTTCGGCTTCAACGGCACGCACACCGGCAGTAACCCGAAGCCGACGGCCTTCACCCTCAACGGTTCCCCCTGCACCATCGGGTGA
- the bioB gene encoding biotin synthase BioB — protein MPEILDQARTQVLENGVGLDEAGVLAVLTLPDEHLSDTLQLAHEVRMRWCGPEVEVEGIVSLKTGGCPEDCHFCSQSGLFASPVRSVWLDIPSLVEAAKQTAATGATEFCIVAAVRGPDAKLMKQMREGVKAIRDAVDIQVAASLGMLTQEQVDELVEMGVHRYNHNLETCRSYFPNVVTTHSWEERWETLRMVRESGMEVCCGGILGLGETVEQRAEFAAQLAELDPHEVPLNFLNPRPGTPLGDRPVVEGRDALRAIAAFRLAMPRTILRYAGGREITLGDLGTREGLLGGINAVIVGNYLTTLGRPATDDLKLLDDLKMPVKALSATL, from the coding sequence ATGCCAGAGATCCTCGACCAGGCGCGCACCCAGGTGCTGGAGAACGGCGTCGGCCTCGACGAGGCCGGTGTCCTCGCCGTGCTGACCCTGCCCGACGAGCACCTGTCGGACACCCTCCAGCTCGCGCACGAGGTACGGATGCGCTGGTGCGGGCCGGAGGTCGAGGTGGAGGGCATCGTCTCGCTGAAGACCGGCGGCTGCCCGGAGGACTGCCACTTCTGCTCGCAGTCGGGCCTGTTCGCCTCCCCGGTACGGTCGGTGTGGCTGGACATCCCCTCCCTGGTCGAGGCGGCGAAGCAGACCGCCGCGACCGGGGCGACCGAGTTCTGCATCGTGGCCGCCGTCCGGGGCCCGGACGCGAAGCTGATGAAGCAGATGCGCGAGGGGGTGAAGGCGATCCGGGACGCGGTCGACATCCAGGTCGCCGCCTCACTGGGCATGCTCACCCAGGAGCAGGTCGACGAGCTGGTCGAGATGGGTGTGCACCGGTACAACCACAACCTGGAGACCTGCCGGTCGTACTTCCCGAACGTGGTCACCACGCACTCCTGGGAGGAGCGCTGGGAGACCCTGCGGATGGTCCGCGAGTCCGGCATGGAGGTCTGCTGCGGCGGTATCCTCGGCCTCGGCGAGACGGTCGAGCAGCGCGCCGAGTTCGCCGCCCAGCTCGCCGAACTGGACCCGCACGAGGTCCCGCTGAACTTCCTCAACCCGCGGCCGGGCACCCCGCTCGGTGACCGGCCGGTGGTCGAGGGCCGGGACGCGCTGCGCGCCATCGCCGCGTTCCGGCTGGCCATGCCGCGCACCATCCTCCGGTACGCCGGCGGGCGGGAGATCACCCTCGGTGACCTGGGCACCCGGGAGGGGCTGCTGGGCGGCATCAACGCGGTGATCGTCGGCAACTACCTCACCACGCTGGGTCGACCGGCTACCGACGACCTCAAGCTTCTCGACGACCTGAAGATGCCGGTCAAGGCGCTCTCCGCGACCCTGTGA
- a CDS encoding 8-amino-7-oxononanoate synthase produces MADWLATLDRRAELRARAGLTRRLHPRGAADEVVDLAGNDYLGLSTHPEVTAAAGAALRAYGLGATGSRLVRGSTDAHHALEDDLADWLRAERALLFSSGYLANLGAVRALVQPRTLLVSDAHNHASLIDGCRISGAETVVVPHGDVAAVQAVLAAAPGRPAVVVTESVFSVDGDLAPLDRLHAVTRRFGAVLLVDDAHALGVTGPQGAGGVVAAGLAGEPDVVVTATLSKALGGAGGVVAGPAPFVRHLVETGRTFIFDTALPPAVAAGVRAAVGLARAADDLRAELADRATLAVRRLRAAGLTVSVPDAAVVSVTAPGPEAATTWAARCREQGVAVGCFRPPSTPDPRSRLRLTLNAGVPRADFTRALDVIVACAPVGATAEPGSRVAQVVS; encoded by the coding sequence GTGGCGGACTGGCTGGCGACGCTCGACCGCCGGGCCGAGCTGCGGGCGAGGGCCGGGCTGACCCGGCGGTTGCACCCCCGGGGCGCGGCCGACGAGGTGGTCGACCTGGCCGGCAACGACTACCTCGGCCTGTCCACACATCCCGAGGTGACCGCCGCCGCCGGTGCCGCCCTGCGGGCGTACGGGCTGGGCGCGACCGGGTCCCGGCTGGTCCGTGGCTCCACCGACGCCCACCACGCTCTCGAGGACGACCTCGCCGACTGGCTGCGGGCCGAGCGCGCCCTGCTCTTCTCCTCCGGCTACCTGGCCAACCTGGGCGCGGTGCGCGCTCTCGTGCAGCCCCGTACCCTGCTCGTCTCGGACGCGCACAACCACGCCTCGCTGATCGACGGCTGCCGCATCTCCGGGGCGGAGACGGTGGTCGTCCCGCACGGCGACGTGGCGGCCGTGCAGGCCGTGCTGGCCGCCGCGCCGGGCCGGCCGGCGGTGGTGGTCACCGAGTCGGTCTTCTCCGTCGACGGGGACCTCGCCCCGCTCGACCGGCTGCACGCGGTCACCCGCCGGTTCGGGGCGGTGCTGCTGGTCGACGACGCGCACGCGCTCGGGGTGACCGGGCCGCAGGGTGCCGGCGGGGTGGTCGCGGCCGGGTTGGCCGGCGAGCCGGACGTGGTGGTCACCGCCACCCTCTCCAAGGCGCTCGGCGGGGCGGGCGGCGTGGTGGCCGGCCCGGCCCCGTTCGTCCGGCACCTGGTGGAGACCGGCCGGACCTTCATCTTCGACACCGCGCTTCCGCCGGCCGTGGCCGCCGGGGTCCGGGCGGCCGTCGGCCTGGCCCGGGCCGCCGACGACCTGCGGGCCGAACTGGCCGACCGGGCCACCCTCGCGGTACGCCGGCTCCGGGCGGCCGGGCTGACCGTGTCGGTGCCGGACGCGGCGGTGGTGTCGGTGACCGCGCCCGGCCCGGAGGCCGCCACGACCTGGGCGGCCCGGTGCCGGGAGCAGGGGGTGGCGGTGGGTTGTTTCCGGCCGCCGTCCACCCCGGATCCGCGCTCGCGGCTGCGGCTGACCCTCAACGCCGGGGTGCCCCGGGCCGACTTCACGCGGGCGCTGGACGTGATCGTGGCGTGCGCGCCGGTGGGCGCCACGGCTGAGCCGGGCAGCCGGGTCGCGCAGGTGGTGTCGTGA
- the bioD gene encoding dethiobiotin synthase: MLVTGTDTGVGKTVVTAAVAAAAQAAGLRVAVVKPGQTGTATGEPSDVDSVNRLAAPLTARTLASFPDPLAPLTAARVAELEPLELYTVVDAVREEVDKHDLVLIEGAGGLLVPMGVRPSGEAWTVADLAVSLGAPAVVVARAGLGTLNHTALTLEALDRRAVPAGVVIGAWPAEPELVHWANLSELVPNLVGALPTGAGAMDPGVFRRSAPGWLTPALYGVLDDWRAWAEEI, from the coding sequence GTGCTGGTCACCGGCACCGACACCGGGGTCGGCAAGACGGTGGTGACGGCGGCGGTGGCCGCCGCCGCGCAGGCCGCCGGGCTGCGGGTCGCCGTGGTCAAGCCCGGCCAGACCGGTACGGCCACCGGTGAGCCGTCGGACGTCGACAGTGTGAACCGGCTGGCCGCCCCGCTGACCGCCCGGACGTTGGCGAGCTTCCCCGACCCGCTCGCCCCGCTGACCGCCGCCCGGGTGGCCGAGCTGGAGCCGCTGGAGCTGTACACCGTCGTCGACGCGGTCCGCGAGGAGGTCGACAAGCACGACCTGGTGCTCATCGAGGGTGCCGGCGGGCTGCTGGTGCCGATGGGTGTGCGTCCGTCCGGCGAGGCGTGGACGGTGGCCGACCTGGCGGTGTCGCTCGGCGCGCCGGCCGTGGTGGTGGCCCGGGCCGGGCTGGGCACCCTGAACCACACCGCGTTGACCCTGGAGGCGCTGGACCGCCGGGCGGTACCGGCCGGGGTGGTCATCGGGGCGTGGCCGGCCGAGCCGGAGCTGGTGCACTGGGCGAACCTCAGCGAGCTGGTGCCGAACCTGGTCGGCGCGCTGCCCACCGGGGCCGGCGCGATGGACCCGGGGGTGTTCCGGCGTTCCGCGCCGGGCTGGCTCACCCCGGCCCTGTACGGGGTGCTCGACGACTGGCGGGCCTGGGCCGAGGAGATCTGA
- a CDS encoding histidine kinase yields MRALGERIDGGWRRLLGDGLLGLFLAAPFGYARLTPPYHRYTVPLLVGWLLLLGAATVLAWRRPLAALVLVVLGSYVDGNFVFAIPVFSYLVGRRAVRALPAALVFAAIAAGGTVLNLGLLGTRARTWFLLATILIFGGVLPWLVGRYRRQYHALLRAGWEYAEVVRREQQGAAERVMLRERARIAREMHDSLGHDLSLIALRAGALELAADLDPRYRTAAGELRVSVTAATERLSGIVRVLRPDAGPVPVEPADVTALVDGARRAGMTVLVRGDPGDADLPELTVVALRGLVREALTNAARYAPGARVVLTVRRVPGRFTVSVVNGPGPTGPPVPVSTGSGLLALGERVRLAGGTLAAGPEGTGFAVRAHLPGGTGDPGREGDSTVPDPTPALASARSPAPTPDRSPAGSPAPTPDRSPAGSPALTPDRPSPWDGSPGAGPPERFGAARRRLRRSLLVAVGTPVALAGLLALVYHPYVTADAVLDPAAYERMRPGQPRADLAGLPRRQVEPPADAPAGCEYYTDGNFPLAQPTWRLCFRQGRLVGKERID; encoded by the coding sequence GTGCGGGCGCTCGGGGAACGGATCGACGGCGGATGGCGGCGACTGCTCGGCGACGGGCTGCTCGGCCTGTTCCTCGCCGCGCCGTTCGGGTACGCCCGGCTGACCCCGCCGTACCACCGGTACACGGTGCCGCTGCTGGTCGGTTGGCTGCTGCTGCTCGGCGCGGCGACCGTACTGGCCTGGCGGCGACCGCTGGCGGCGCTGGTGCTGGTGGTGCTCGGCTCGTACGTGGACGGCAACTTCGTCTTCGCGATCCCGGTCTTCAGTTATCTCGTCGGCCGGCGGGCCGTCCGGGCGCTGCCCGCCGCGCTGGTGTTCGCGGCGATCGCGGCCGGTGGCACCGTGCTGAACCTGGGGCTGCTCGGCACCCGGGCGCGGACCTGGTTCCTGCTCGCCACCATCCTGATCTTCGGTGGGGTGCTGCCCTGGCTGGTCGGCCGGTACCGCCGGCAGTACCACGCGCTGCTGCGGGCCGGCTGGGAGTACGCCGAGGTGGTGCGCCGGGAGCAGCAGGGCGCGGCCGAACGGGTGATGCTGCGGGAGCGGGCCCGCATCGCCCGGGAGATGCACGACTCGCTCGGCCACGACCTGAGCCTGATCGCGTTGCGGGCCGGGGCGCTGGAGTTGGCGGCCGACCTCGATCCCCGGTACCGGACGGCGGCCGGTGAGCTGCGGGTCAGCGTGACCGCCGCGACGGAGCGGCTGAGCGGGATCGTCCGGGTGCTGCGGCCGGACGCCGGTCCGGTGCCGGTGGAACCGGCCGACGTGACGGCGCTGGTCGACGGGGCCCGACGGGCGGGGATGACGGTGCTGGTGCGGGGTGACCCCGGGGACGCCGACCTGCCGGAGCTGACCGTGGTGGCGTTGCGCGGACTGGTCCGGGAGGCGCTCACCAACGCCGCCCGGTACGCCCCGGGTGCCCGGGTCGTCCTGACGGTGCGCCGGGTGCCGGGCCGGTTCACGGTGTCCGTGGTGAACGGTCCGGGGCCGACCGGTCCGCCGGTGCCGGTCTCCACCGGCTCGGGGCTGCTGGCGTTGGGCGAGCGGGTCCGCCTGGCCGGCGGTACCCTGGCCGCCGGGCCGGAGGGCACCGGCTTCGCCGTCCGGGCCCACCTGCCCGGCGGTACCGGCGACCCCGGCCGGGAGGGGGACAGCACCGTCCCCGATCCGACGCCGGCCCTGGCGTCGGCCCGGTCACCGGCCCCGACGCCGGACCGGTCACCGGCCGGGTCACCGGCCCCGACGCCGGACCGGTCACCGGCCGGGTCGCCGGCCCTGACGCCGGACCGGCCGTCGCCCTGGGACGGGTCGCCCGGAGCGGGCCCGCCGGAGCGCTTCGGGGCCGCCCGCCGACGGCTGCGCCGGAGCCTGCTGGTCGCGGTCGGGACGCCGGTCGCGCTGGCCGGGCTGCTGGCGCTGGTCTACCACCCGTACGTCACCGCCGACGCGGTGCTCGACCCGGCGGCGTACGAGCGGATGCGCCCCGGCCAGCCGCGCGCCGACCTGGCCGGGTTGCCCCGCCGGCAGGTGGAGCCGCCCGCCGACGCCCCGGCCGGCTGCGAGTACTACACCGACGGCAACTTCCCCCTGGCCCAGCCGACCTGGCGGCTCTGCTTCCGGCAGGGTCGACTGGTCGGCAAGGAACGGATCGACTGA
- a CDS encoding response regulator yields the protein MISVLLADDEAMIRAGVRAILATDPGVDVVAEAADGRAAVELVRAHRPRVALLDIRMPRLDGLAAAAEIRRLVPATAVVMLTTFGDDDHVARALGDGAAGFLVKAGDPRELLAGVRAVADGGAYLSPRVARRVIELSGARMARRPVARDRVAVLTDRERDVLGLVGAGLSNAEIARRLHLVEGTVKGYLTSAFTRLGVRNRVQAAILAYEAGLVDADPR from the coding sequence ATGATCTCCGTACTGCTCGCCGACGACGAGGCGATGATCCGCGCCGGGGTGCGGGCGATCCTCGCCACCGACCCGGGTGTCGACGTGGTCGCCGAGGCCGCCGACGGCCGGGCCGCGGTGGAACTCGTCCGTGCCCACCGGCCCCGGGTGGCGCTGCTCGACATCCGGATGCCCCGGCTGGACGGGCTGGCCGCCGCCGCCGAGATCCGTCGGCTGGTACCGGCCACGGCGGTGGTCATGCTGACCACCTTCGGCGACGACGACCACGTGGCCCGGGCGCTCGGGGACGGTGCCGCCGGTTTCCTGGTCAAGGCCGGTGACCCGCGTGAGCTGCTGGCCGGGGTCCGGGCGGTGGCCGACGGCGGGGCGTACCTGTCGCCCCGGGTGGCCCGCCGGGTGATCGAGTTGAGCGGGGCACGGATGGCCCGCCGGCCGGTGGCCCGGGACCGGGTGGCGGTGCTCACCGACCGGGAACGGGATGTGCTGGGGCTGGTCGGGGCGGGCCTGTCCAACGCCGAGATCGCCCGCCGGCTGCACCTGGTCGAGGGCACGGTAAAGGGGTACCTGACCAGCGCCTTCACCCGGTTGGGGGTACGCAACCGGGTGCAGGCGGCGATCCTCGCGTACGAGGCGGGGTTGGTGGACGCCGATCCCCGCTAG